Proteins encoded within one genomic window of Theobroma cacao cultivar B97-61/B2 chromosome 7, Criollo_cocoa_genome_V2, whole genome shotgun sequence:
- the LOC18594657 gene encoding uncharacterized protein At4g15545 yields the protein MFSFPQQTKTTEEETSSAMSQGGGGGMEFNLPEEILAVIPTDPYEQLDLARKITSMAIASRVSKMEAEMGRMRAKMYEKDRVIYDLEEKLSRLQQANHDAESRLKITLDENIKLSKERDSLAMTAKKLSRDLSKLETFKRQLMQSLSDDNASQAETVDIRTCDQAVPKAYPEKDEGMNGYASLRSSSGSIDTGSTIDEATRHAGQRFSITPYITPRLTPTGTPKIISTTGSPRGYSAAGSPQRTSGATSPTKLQSDGRTSLSSWYPSSQQSSAANSPPRGRSLPGRTPRIDGKEFFRQARSRLSYEQFSAFLANIKELNAQKQTREETLRKAEEIFGTDNKDLFLSFQGLLNRNMHY from the exons ATGTTTTCGTTTCCCCAACAAACCAAAACGACAGAAGAAGAGACATCATCGGCGATGTCGCAGGGCGGCGGCGGAGGTATGGAGTTCAATTTGCCGGAGGAGATTCTGGCCGTCATACCGACGGACCCGTACGAGCAGTTGGATCTGGCGCGCAAGATAACGTCGATGGCAATCGCATCGAGAGTGTCGAAGATGGAGGCCGAGATGGGGAGGATGAGGGCAAAAATGTACGAAAAAGATCGTGTTATTTACGATTTGGAAGAGAAACTCTCCAGATTGCAGCAAGCGAATCACGATGCTGAGTCCAGATTAAAGATTactcttgatgaaaat ATTAAGCTTTCAAAGGAGCGAGATTCATTGGCGATGACTGCAAAGAAACTTAGCCGTGATTTATCTAAG TTGGAGACTTTTAAGCGGCAACTGATGCAGTCACTAAGTGATGACAATGCATCT CAAGCTGAAACAGTTGATATTCGGACTTGTGACCAGGCAGTCCCTAAAGCCTATCCTGAAAAGG ATGAGGGGATGAACGGCTACGCATCACTTCGCTCTTCAAGTGGTTCAATTGACACGGGAAGCACAATTGATGAAG CCACAAGACATGCTGGGCAAAGATTTTCTATAACGCCATATATCACACCACGGCTTACTCCTACTGGAACTCCAAAAATTATATCTACAACTGGATCCCCTAGGGGTTATTCTGCTGCTGGTTCTCCCCAAAGAACCTCTGGTGCAACATCTCCGACAAAGCTTCAATCTGATGGGCGTACTTCGCTCTCCTCATGGTATCCATCAAGCCAGCAGTCATCTGCTGCTAATTCTCCTCCTCGTGGGCGTTCACTGCCAG GACGGACTCCTCGAATTGATGGAAAGGAATTCTTTCGTCAAGCCAG GAGTCGCCTTTCCTATGAACAGTTCAGTGCATTTTTGGCTAACATCAAAGAGCTAAATGCTCAGAAGCAAACGCGAGAG GAAACTTTAAGGAAGGCGGAAGAGATTTTTGGGACAGATAACAAAGATCTGTTCCTATCATTTCAAGGATTGCTAAATCGCAACATGCACTACTAG
- the LOC18594658 gene encoding sperm-associated antigen 1 → MATASFNKIERAHQMYREGRYEEALGYYTEALAVAKTNPQKIALHSNRAACYLKLHHFKKAAEECTSVLELDHKHTGALMLRAQTLVTLKEYNSALFDVNQLIELNPSSEVYHNLQARLRTQVALAPIPESEAELEEEEEEHRQPFTMENEEEQDDKKEDIVVPAFRKDPNAKLNENLVKAEIIALEKPDLKESPEQETDYKNVPKRNPGVTAPQAPNGKDSQGWQAIPKCKGQLDEKNVPQRTEAAAPLEQCIKDSKGWQANPNPKGQLDQKNVPQRTEAAAALEQGVKDSKGWQAIPKPKGHSALDYARWDRVEDDSSEDDDEEEEESQPQYRFRVRTVGMRPVR, encoded by the exons ATGGCGACGGCGTCGTTTAACAAGATCGAGAGGGCCCACCAGATGTACAGAGAAGGGAGGTACGAGGAAGCGCTTGGTTACTACACGGAGGCGCTGGCTGTTGCCAAAACCAACCCTCAGAAGATCGCTTTGCACAGTAACAGAGCTGCTTGTTACTTGAAATTACATCATTTCAAAAag GCAGCAGAAGAATGTACCTCAGTGCTTGAGCTTGACCACAAGCACACTGGAGCTTTGATGTTGCGAGCTCAAACACTAGTCACTCTAAAGGAGTACAATTCAGCCCTCTTCGATGTCAACCAGCTCATAGAGTTGAATCCCTCTTCAGAAGTTTATCATAACCTTCAAGCTCGTTTGAGGACGCAAGTG GCACTTGCTCCAATACCTGAATCTGAAGCAGAGTtggaagaagaggaagaagaacaTCGGCAACCCTTCACAATGGAGAATGAAGAGGAACAAGATGACAAAAAGGAAGATATAGTAGTGCCAGCTTTTAGGAAAGATCCAAATGCTAAGCTTAATGAGAATCTGGTTAAAGCAGAAATCATTGCCCTTGAGAAACCGGACCTCAAAGAATCTCCTGAGCAGGAAACAGATTATAAGAATGTGCCCAAAAGAAATCCTGGAGTTACTGCTCCTCAAGCACCAAATGGCAAGGATTCCCAAGGGTGGCAGGCGATCCCTAAATGCAAGGGACAGTTAGATGAGAAGAATGTGCCTCAAAGAACTGAAGCTGCTGCTCCTCTAGAACAGTGCATCAAAGATTCCAAAGGATGGCAGGCAAACCCTAACCCCAAGGGACAGTTAGATCAGAAGAATGTGCCTCAAAGAACTGAAGCTGCTGCTGCTCTAGAACAGGGCGTCAAAGATTCCAAAGGATGGCAGGCCATCCCTAAACCAAAGGGACACTCAGCTCTTGACTATGCACGGTGGGATAGAGTTGAAGATGACTCTagtgaagatgatgatgaggaggaggaggagtcCCAGCCTCAATATCGTTTTCGTGTAAGAACTGTTGGTATGCGACCAGTGAGATGA
- the LOC18594660 gene encoding pectinesterase inhibitor — protein MASFKASMLAALPLYHLILLLLFTSSHHISKPVFADNRLIELQCHNAQVPAVCIQCLKSDPQGEVVSDNVGIATIVLKCLSNNAETLAKNMSSLASGVQDKNIKSLLQDCEQGFSQAKHDLSTATDQLKRKDYDKTNHSVRTALEQEVTCNKNVLSLKLRVPNHVLFEMRVYEDLSEAAMRIIDRF, from the coding sequence ATGGCTTCTTTCAAAGCATCCATGCTCGCTGCTCTTCCTCTTTATCACCTCATCCTTCTGCTTCTTTTCACCTCTTCCCACCATATCAGCAAGCCTGTTTTCGCTGACAACAGGCTGATCGAGCTGCAGTGCCACAATGCACAAGTGCCAGCAGTCTGTATCCAATGCCTAAAATCCGATCCGCAGGGAGAAGTCGTATCCGATAACGTAGGGATAGCTACCATCGTCTTAAAATGTCTTAGCAACAATGCTGAAACCTTGGCAAAAAACATGTCCAGTTTAGCTTCGGGTGTCCAAGACAAGAACATAAAGTCTCTATTGCAAGATTGTGAGCAAGGGTTTTCTCAAGCGAAGCACGATCTATCTACAGCCACGGATCAGTTGAAGAGGAAGGATTATGATAAGACCAATCATTCCGTGCGAACAGCACTTGAGCAGGAGGTAACTTGTAACAAAAATgttttgagcttgaaattGAGGGTTCCTAACCATGTCCTCTTTGAAATGAGGGTTTATGAAGATCTTTCTGAAGCAGCAATGAGAATAATCGACAGGTTCTAG